CAGAACGCCCTTGGGTACTTATAATCTCTAGTCAAAATGGGCAATGGGAAAACTATTGCAATCAAACCATTAAAATTTCAGAAGGAAGAATAATCTCTAAGAACGCAAACAATGCTTAATATCTCTAATAATCAATTAAACAAGAAAGTATCGCTTGAAGGATATACTGCTTTTTCAAAAGCATTTACTTCAAGACACAATAAACTATTCAATCGGTTTTTAGGTGTTTTTGCTATCATTGTTATTATCATTCTCTTTTTACCATGGACGCAAAATGTAAATGGTAATGGCTATGTAACTACCTTAACGCCAGATCAAAGACCGCAAACGATACAATCACCTATACCAGGACGTATTGAAAAATGGTATGTTAAAGAAGGTGATTTTGTAAAAAAAGGAGATACCATTTTATTTATTTCTGAAATAAAAAACGAGTATCAAGATCCACGCTTAGTCGAACGTACTAATCAGCAGCGGGATGCCAAAAATCGATCGGTAATATCCTATCAAGAAAAGATTAAGGCATTAGAAAGTCAAGTAAGCGCATTAAATAATGAGCGACAACTAAAACTTTCGCAAGCTAAAAATAAGCTAAAACAATCTCGATTAAAAATAAAGATTGATAGTGTTGATTTACAGGCTTGTAAGATGAATTTTGATATTGCTCAACGTCAGTTCGACCGTACTGTAATTCTACAAAGTGAAGGTTTAAAAGCGGTAACCGATGTAGAGGAAAAACGTCTAAAGCTACAAGAAACGCAAGCCAAATTAATCTCACAGAAAAACAAATTACTTGCTAACCAAAATGAAGTGTTTAATGCAAATATTGAGATCAACCGCGTTGCTGCCGAGTATGCCGATAAAATTGCCAAATCACGTAGTGAACGTTTTACAGCAGAGTCAAGCCAGTTTGAGGCAGAAGCGCAAGTTACTAAACTTGAAAATCAGTCGACTAATTATCAGATACGTAATGCTTTGTACTATATCACAGCACCTCAAAATGGGTAT
The sequence above is a segment of the Aquimarina spinulae genome. Coding sequences within it:
- a CDS encoding HlyD family secretion protein, yielding MLNISNNQLNKKVSLEGYTAFSKAFTSRHNKLFNRFLGVFAIIVIIILFLPWTQNVNGNGYVTTLTPDQRPQTIQSPIPGRIEKWYVKEGDFVKKGDTILFISEIKNEYQDPRLVERTNQQRDAKNRSVISYQEKIKALESQVSALNNERQLKLSQAKNKLKQSRLKIKIDSVDLQACKMNFDIAQRQFDRTVILQSEGLKAVTDVEEKRLKLQETQAKLISQKNKLLANQNEVFNANIEINRVAAEYADKIAKSRSERFTAESSQFEAEAQVTKLENQSTNYQIRNALYYITAPQNGYINKALRGGLGETFKEGEKLVGIMPVEYDLAVETFVNPIDLPLIHIGESVRVQFDGWPAIFFSGWPNASYGTYAGKIVAIETFISVNGKFRILIAPDDAENPWPKNIRVGSGAYTIALLENVPIWYELWRQLNGFPPNYYIRDKKELTKAKK